The Cataglyphis hispanica isolate Lineage 1 chromosome 5, ULB_Chis1_1.0, whole genome shotgun sequence genome has a segment encoding these proteins:
- the LOC126850090 gene encoding LOW QUALITY PROTEIN: 43 kDa receptor-associated protein of the synapse homolog (The sequence of the model RefSeq protein was modified relative to this genomic sequence to represent the inferred CDS: inserted 2 bases in 1 codon) — protein MSWESISSRDYLGGSASHQLSATALLGSPDGSRHPLDVCEFTEEDYRHQNGNGSNSHYQNGRSGVGIWECLISCRRRLDQQLARRRVEQGLKLYRAHKQQAAVRKWRGALKSIRHREDKFALLGYLYQAYMDWGKYRDSIEFGNKQLCISEELDSPNMRAEAYLNLARAHERLGALDRALDYARHSLYNECDQCATAGLVHLTVGRVHLELAGFCKALEAFQRAHKIAHSIQDPSLELQVYVGLSELFCRLQDADKSARYAXRAYDLSRSLQLGDLNSRHHRAALLQMAAALRKKGELGDAHDYCSEATRLSLVSGDQASYARSIRIMGDIYRKKSDINKAFRQYESAMGSAAATGDRLCQMEAMDGAARCLEALRLQHKICNCRPLEFNTRLLEVAGSVGAKLLVRTVRSRLSRIYGSLGDEEQKGHHERLAIAMEEDLELRCGSCNEPFGLEADSLEALPCSHILHARCAYDILKRRDKKKKRLCPDCHKSVSSRLYLHCEDPHGMNTLNHSSLSLASLRASSLATLEDCHATSSV, from the exons ATGTCATGGGAGTCTATCTCGTCCAGGGATTACCTCGG CGGATCAGCGAGCCATCAGCTCTCGGCGACCGCGCTGCTGGGTAGCCCTGATGGATCGAGACATCCACTCGACGTCTGCGAGTTCACCGAAGAGGATTACCGGCACCAAAATGGCAATGGTAGTAACAGCCATTACCAAAATGGTAGATCGGGCGTTGGTATATGGGAGTGTCTCATAAGTTGCAGAAGACGGCTTGATCAACAATTAGCTCGAAGGAGG GTGGAGCAAGGTTTGAAATTGTACCGGGCTCATAAACAGCAGGCCGCGGTCAGGAAATGGAGGGGCGCCCTGAAGAGCATCAGACATCGCGAAGATAAATTCGCTCTCCTCGGATATCTGTATCAGGCGTATATGGATTGGGGCAAATACAG gGATAGCATTGAATTCGGGAACAAGCAATTATGCATCTCGGAGGAGCTGGATTCACCGAACATGCGGGCAGAAGCATATTTGAATTTGGCCAGGGCACACGAGAGATTGGGCGCTCTTGACAGAGCGTTAGATTACGCCCGGCACAG CTTGTATAACGAGTGCGATCAGTGCGCTACTGCTGGATTAGTTCACTTAACCGTAGGCAGAGTCCACTTGGAGCTAGCGGGATTCTGTAAAGCCCTGGAAGCGTTTCAAAGAGCCCACAAAATCGCCCACTCCATTCAAGATCCCTCCTTAGAGCTCCAG gTGTACGTCGGCCTGTCAGAACTCTTTTGCAGATTACAGGACGCGGACAAGAGCGCGAGATACGC GCGAGCTTACGATCTCTCGAGAAGTTTACAGCTGGGAGATCTGAATTCGCGTCATCACCGAGCAGCATTATTACAAATGGCCGCGGCGcttagaaaaaaaggagagttGGGCGACGCTCATGATTACTGCTCG GAAGCGACGAGGCTGTCGTTAGTTTCTGGCGATCAAGCCAGTTACGCCCGCAGCATCCGTATTATGGGAGACATTTACAGAAAGAAATCCGATATAaat AAAGCATTCCGACAATACGAGAGCGCGATGGGTTCGGCGGCAGCGACTGGCGATCGGCTGTGCCAAATGGAAGCGATGGACGGTGCGGCGAGATGCCTAGAGGCTCTCAGGCTTCAACACAAGATATGCAACTGCCGGCCCCTCGAGTTCAATACCAGACTCCTGGAAGTGGCAGGATCAGTCGGCGCCAAG CTCTTGGTACGAACAGTCAGATCCAGATTATCGCGTATTTACGGGTCTTTGGGAGATGAAGAACAGAAAGGGCATCACGAGAGATTAGCGATCGCGATGGAGGAAGATCTGGAGTTGCGATGCGGAAGTTGTAACGAGCCCTTTGGTTTGGAAGCCGATTCCCTGGAGGCATTACCCTGCTCTCATATATTACACGCTCG ATGCGCGTACGACATTCTGAAGAGACGCGACAAGAAGAAAAAGCGTTTATGTCCCGACTGCCACAAATCTGTCAGTTCACGGCTGTACCTGCATTGCGAGGATCCACACGGCATGAATACGTTAAATCATAGTTCCTTGAGCCTGGCGTCGTTGAGGGCCAGCAGCCTAGCAACACTTGAGGACTGTCACGCGACGAGtagcgtttaa
- the LOC126849558 gene encoding growth/differentiation factor 7-like, which translates to MEESSGNRGGTRVRGKASPGEGGGEDRSGRVLRAAAARARQFCSGHRRWIFAGAARRTSSARGPTPYGPVRERVRRTGRRKALSIRALVTFSSASRPRLSSLRAASGHGNVFPRAKRDDDGDDDGGGGGGGGSGGSRGRGGGASKRRRRTRDNDGGRGRGTRPERGSKRPPDQGINRRRHEETPRGAHGCCYCFIINEAGPVASLSKNASVMSAEFER; encoded by the coding sequence ATGGAGGAGAGCAGCGGAAACAGGGGTGGAACACGGGTGAGAGGGAAAGCCTCCCCCGGAGAGGGTGGCGGAGAGGATCGGTCGGGTCGTGTGTTGCGGGCTGCTGCGGCTCGGGCGCGACAGTTCTGCTCCGGCCACCGGCGGTGGATTTTCGCGGGAGCGGCGCGGCGTACCTCCTCCGCGAGAGGACCAACCCCGTACGGCCCCGTACGAGAGAGGGTAAGGAGGACGGGGAGAAGAAAGGCTCTCTCGATCCGCGCTCTGGTAACCTTCTCGAGTGCGTCGCGGCCTCGGTTGTCCTCGTTGCGAGCAGCGAGCGGCCACGGAAACGTGTTTCCGCGCGCCAAGAgagacgacgacggcgacgacgacggtggTGGTGGAGGTGGTGGTGGTAGTGGTGGTAGTCGTGGTCGTGGTGGTGGTGCTAGTAAACGGCGCCGAAGGACGAGGGACAACGacggagggagggggagagggacaAGGCCGGAACGCGGCTCGAAACGACCACCGGACCAGGGGATCAATCGGCGACGGCATGAGGAAACGCCTAGAGGCGCGCACGGCTGCTGCTATTGTTTCATCATTAACGAGGCCGGACCGGTCGCGTCATTATCGAAGAACGCGAGCGTGATGAGCGCCGAATTCGAACGTTGA